ggtctagtgccttgccacagcctagaagccaattattgaaataattgTTTAATAGACTAACTGTTATACTTTTTTTTAAAaggtagtttttaaattaaaagttttttttgctTAAGTTAACTCCTTTGTGCAAAATTTTATATCTGCCTTATATATATTCAACttctattttcagattttttttcaaTACTCGAAAATATATTTTggtaaatttttgataaataatgAATTTTCTATGGATTATTTGCCGAAaactttatttctaaaattgaaaaatCTTGAAACTTATTTTTGACAAATTTAAATTCGGTTGACCCTTAAGAAAAATTTTCCTTAacccttagaaaattttaattttttatctaacTTTGCCTTTCTCACttaatttttgatgtgatcaaagggacagAGAAATTAATACAAGTTCAAAGAGAGTTTGGATAAttgtagtttttttaaaaaaatctttaatttaTTGTATTGTAATTTACCTATGTTATTGTATtttttaaaccctaacttgaacttgggttgatgcatatcaaaagggagagattgttagaaccccggggtaattttgatatggtcaaccaagttcagatAGGTTCTGCtgtatttgatctttgtgtttaagtgtgcaggagcttaggaacacaagaagtcgagcagaacacagagctagtgagaaggatgacatggggagagtcgacagactcggtgcgttcaagggatgaggtgctatggaagagtacaccagtggatgatAAGGATGtgtgcgatgttcgagggacgagaagctagggagaaagcctgctcgaggagaaggccagaagatGGGTACAggtgagcccaattccggatggacgaaatcacccagaCGATCTGAGCAGCAAAAGAGCAAAGGGAGTGATGTAagagctgttggaggcgccttcaacagagttgaaggcacccctacacttctctgtggaaggtgccttccatggttggaagacgccttcgatgaacagtacgaaggcgcttTCTGATAGCTGTTAGCCGCGGATAAACTTTATCTTTAGCGGATAAAGCTTATCTGATGGAAGGCAACTTAGATCtttttggaggcgccttcaagctacggataggattttccaggggctataaaaagactcctagTCGATCGCCACGGGTTAGAAAAtcccaagtcttggttatataggccacgggttagaaaatctcgcctactagtcgactgctaaaaccatcagtcgactgccctgtgtggaaatttgaccgttacagcccaacgactcgataccaaccctctgttcgctcccagtcgactgcaccagtcgactgcaccagtcaactgacaaaaccaccagtcgattgctacagtactgctacagtaacactacagtactactacaataaatcctaatcctaggattttaccctcgggtacattcactcagcactcgtcctcgtccGACCAATCTAGACCTAGtcttctagtctcctccatcagccttgcgcctctcggatgtctccccatcatTCACGTCTtgcctgttgggaccttgacgtccgctagaggggggtgaatagcgtctcacccaaatcgtcgcttcctacgcttgttagtgcacagcggaaataaaaatactaacaaacaaaaggaaagctaacccaatgacacgttgtttaacgtggttcggagatgaagctcctactccatggctgttcgtaaggtggacgatcccgatccgtcggtggatgactccccggaaaacctccggctagctcgtgtagctccttgtgggtggagaaacctcgccacaaccttgtacaagcacgctagatcacttgggcactaggagactctaattagggttaactaccactaatttcgtcaaccttaaccaaacttccaatgcttggttatataggccacgtgttggaaaaccccgcctaccagtcgactgctaaaacatgcagtcgactgcccttcgtggaaattcgaccgttgcagcccaacggctcgataccagccctctgttcgactgctacagtactgctacagtaacgctacagtactgctacagtaacgttatagtactgctacagtaaatcctaattttgggattttaccctgagtacattcactcagcactcgttctcgcccgaccaacctagacctagccttttagcctccttcatcagccttgcgcccctcggatgcctccccatccttcacgtcttgccttttggagcttccatcggccttgtcattgttgtcgggtcttcatttgccaagaggtcgcacctccgggacttcgtccattgccaagtcacacttggacttacgttgccaagactacatacttggacttacaccgccaaaactcatccttggactttcctcctttgccaagatcatacttggactttccttgttgtacctgtatcctgcacactcataatgcatatcaaatacaacaataatcctaacttaaacctttgcccaaacatcaaaacctagggtcactagattgctccaacaatctccctctttttgatgtttggcaatccgtttaagttagggaaacattatatcaataataatgcaaataaatatgcaatctacacatgcataaatcatgggacctaatcctaggctcccccttcacctaagctcccctttgagctaggattttcttacaaaggtaaacttctctccctttgctaataaatgagcaatcactcccccttcacctaagctcccccttgagctaggagttcttgcaaaggtatgtaggtttcccacttaaacctaaatttctccccctttgccatacatcaaaaagagctccagcaatatcccaattattggactctttgacctctaatgaccataaacatcatgtattaatctcccataagattacatacatgttcaccactcttttgatcattttctaatgttgaaaaacattttcagaccgtatcagtcgactgctataagtaccagtcgactgacatcgtcaaaatgagcttacagagacattctgtgctcatgaacgatgttaccagtcgactggtaaaaccagCAGTCGACTggcctcgtcaaaatgagcttatagaGGTCCTCTGTGCTGAAAattattgttaccagtcgactggtaactgtaccagtcgactggtactcttttTGGGCAAAAATTAGTCTTTTTTACCCactttcagaaatgcgccaaaaattccacagacctccaaaaaatcccaaattttTTGGAGAGTTCTATTTTATCCATgtttacttgggaaaaatatatataaaaatatatttatcacagatcccaagattgacacaaaattcaaaactagctaaatggttcaattgaaccttgacctaaagtcctagttttggcttcctcttgatgtatctgcccatactaaaccataatgcatccctagcattagtttatatgacatatatacatcaaaaactaattttcatgcaatatgaacccaattcatatttccatgcaCGAAACATATCCcaattgtgtcaacccactaggttagagacttaagtctgtctcctaaccacttggcacatttgataacccatctaccatgggtcccaaaggctcttcctaaccttaggaatcttaaccttagtcacctcccttggtgactcatccactatggctaggccacttcgatgcacctcgggtgacacttggcctacaaaactcaccttcttaaccttaaacACAttatctttggttaatttcttcttgtccttaaccttggacatcccatccttgccataattatatgtcaccctagcatattccttcttattggccttagatgactctcccttatccttggtcacacctcccttaccaatgtcatgtgctaccttagcacttgacctccttttggtcttggagggacctaatttgatatttttgggtctttgaccacccaaatacatgtcaagtcctttaggtccaataatgaacctctctaggactttctccatttcctcaagctttgtcttcaaggcttgattttccaattctagggttctaaccctagaatcaacatgtccatcatggacattcctagacctacccttcctaggcatgtgtctccccttcttgggattaatgcttaggttttcacccactttccttcccttaggcaaagtggtttgggtcttattaggtctacccttagtgtatgatattttagggttatctaccatattaaccctatttctatcattatacctaaatccatgattatgcttaggtaaataatctacattatttctaacaagcatataagaattggagattggattaaacttcaaaatagggattaccttcccttttacctttgaagctcccccttgacttgtgcttctcttcttttcccatttcttcaagtgcgccaatttcttgagctctcctctccttgggcactttctgtggtagtgaccccactcaccacatgtaaagcacttaatgtgcttcttctccttcttcttcctataactcacattagtttctaaattaactttagtgagtttaggatttacctcctttaccttcttgagcaaaggacatctactcttgtagtgccccatcttaccacactcaaagcatttgatgtgatcctttgtgctcttcttggtagttgaggtggagggttgagcttccaagatctcctcttccttggattgctcttcttcctcttcacttgaagatgtggacggttccacttcttcctcccttgaagatgtggatgatacctccttatcttccttctcctccttggatgttgagctcgtgtcaacattcgattgatccttctcttcttggaccaatgagtccttctccttgggttcctcctcttcttggatttgtgtaggactctcatgaagcgcaattacctttttccaaaggtcacttgtattatcgtattcacctacattcaatatcgtattaggaggtaataaattaattaaaattctagttacctccttgtccgtctccgattgctccctttgctcatcggtccaatatcgacgtcgaagacgctttcccttcttgtccgttggagctttaaacggttcctccaacgcaatccattggttccaattcatttggaaccacatctccatgcgcttcctccaatagtcgaagtcctcgcgctcgtatggaggtgggattcggatgtcccatccgagaggtccctccgactccatcttcttcctctaaccgctctcttggcgattagtccaacaagagctcacctagctctgataccacttgttgggaccttgacgtccgctagagggggggtgaatagtgtctcaTCTAAATcatcgcttcctacgcttgttagtgcacagcggaaacaaaaatactaacaaacaaaaggaaagctaacccaatgacacgttgtttaacgtggttcggagatgaagctcctactctacggctgtccgtaaggtggacgatcccgatccgtcggtggatgactccccggaaaaccttcggctagctcgtgtagctccttgtgggtggagaaacctcaccacaaccttgtacaagcacgctagatcacttgggcactaggagactctaattagggttaaccaccactaatttcgtcaaccttaaccaagcttccaatgcttggttatataggtcacgggttggaaaactccgcctaccagtcgattgctaaaacatgcagtcgactgcccttcgtgaaaattcgaccgttgcagcccaacggctcgataccagccctctattcgctcctagtcgactgcaccagtcgactgctacagtactgctacagtactgctacaataacgttacagtactgctacagtaaatcctaaTTTTGGGATTtatcccgagtacattcactcaacactcgttctcgcccgaccaaccttgacctagccttttagcctccttcatcagccttgcgcccctcgggtgcctccccatccttcacgtcttgccttctggagcttccatcagccttgtcattgttgtcgggtcttcatttgccaagaggtcgcacctccgggacttcgtccattgccaagtcacacttggacttacgttgccaagactacatacttggacttacaccgccaagactcatccttggactttcctcctttgccaagatcacacttggactttccttgttgtacctgtatcctgcacactcataatgcatatcaaatacaacaataatcctaacttaaacctttacccaaacatcaaaacctagggtcactagattgctccaacattgccttctggagcttccatcgaccttgtcattattgtcgggtcttcctttgacaagaggtcgcacctccgggacttcatccattgccaagtcacacttggacttacgttgccaagactacatgcttggacttacaccgccaagactcatccttggactttcctcctttgccaagatcacacttggactttccttgttgtacctatatcctgcacactcacaatgcatatcaaatacaacaataaacctaacttaaacctttacccaaacatcaaaacctagggtacccagattgctccaacatatactagtggacgagaaggatgtgcatgatgttcgagggacgagaagccggggaggaagcctgctcgaggagaaggccggaagatggcTACAGGTGAACCCAATTCTGGATGGACGAAATCATTCAGACGATTTTAGCAGCAAAAGAGCAAAGGGAGTGCTATAAGagctgatggaggcgccttcaacagagttgaaggcacccccacacttctatgtggaaggtgccttccatggctagaagGCGTCTTTGATAAATaatacgaaggcgccttccagcatttgaaggcgccttctgatAGTCGTTAGCCGCGGATAAACTTTATCTTTAGCGGAAAAAGCTTATCTAATGGAAGACATCTTGGAtctctttggaggcgccttcaagttacggataagatttttcaggagctataaaaagatttctggagctaggaaatatgcAACAACTTCAGTATTTATTTTCTAACAACTTTCTGAACGTTCAAagtatgtaaaaggcttctccatctTCAATAAAGGAGATCtgttaatattttttctaagacGATTGTAACCAATTAAATTTTTGATCTTTTatctattctttattttattagttatttatttattattattatgatgaTCATTATGCTATTAATCTACGTTGAAAgaataagaataatttttttatttttaatttacagATAATTCATCACTCCGCATGAGGGCCAACAAAGGGTCTCTTTAATGAAAACTAAAGTAAGGATTTAGGGTGGTCTGATTTTCAGCcaaataaataaagatttaatgGATACTTTTACAAAATCGGATGTCCATTGAGGCAAAATTGCAAACAGGTCGACAAAGGGAACACTACCCGATGTTGTGCCCCAGCCGGCAGCGCGCACGATTCGAGCTCCGCCGCTTACCCTTCCTAGCGGATCAGCGGGCGACACTGGTGAACGTCAAACTCAAATGGGTTAAGGATCGGCCTCTCGATTCGGTGGTGGCCAGCGAACGTCATCTCCGCCCCGTCCTCCACCTCGTCCACCTCCTCTCTTACCATCCCCGCGGTCGCGTCCCCTCCTTCAACCTCCTCAAACGCTGCCGGCAATTCGGCCTTCCTCACCGCCACGGCGACATCGTCGCCTTCATGCGACGCTACCCCACCATCTTCCGCGAGTCCCCCGATCCTGGCGCCGGAGCCCCTTGTTTCTCCCTCTCCGAAGACGCTATCCGCCTCCGCGAGCAGGAAGTCGAAGCGCTCGCCGATGCCGAGACGGACCTCGTGGACCGCCTCCGTCGTCTCCTTATGCTGACTGCCGACAGGTCCCTTCCCCTCCCCACCGTCGATCAGCTGCAGTGGGACATGGGTCTGCCGTCGGATTACCACCTCACCCTCATCCCTCGCCATCCAGAGGCCTTCTCTATCGTTCGCCTCCCTGGCGACGAGCGCCTGTGGCTCAGGCTCGTCTGCTGGGATCCTCGCCTCGCCGTCTCGGAACTGGAGAAGAAGAGCGTCGCCTCGGAGACAGAGACAGAGGGCAAGGGCTTGGCGTTCCCGGTGAAGTTCACGAAGGGGTTCGGGCTGAGGAAGAAATGCATGGAGTGGCTGCGGGAGTGGCAGACGCTGCCCTACACCAGCCCGTACGCGGACGCGTCCCATCTGGATCCCCGGACCGACGAGTCCGAGAAAAGGAATGTGGGGGTGTTCCACGAGCTCCTGCATCTCACCATCGCCAAGAAGACGGAGCGTAGGAACGTGAGCAACCTCCGGAAGCCGCTCAGTCTGCCTCAGAAGTTCACCAAGGCGTTTGGGCGCCACCCAGGCATCTTCTACCTGTCGGAGAAGCTGGCCACGCAGACGGTTGTGCTCAGGGAGGCGTACGACGGCAGGAAGCTCCTAATTACCCACCCTCTCCAGGAAATCAGACGCAAGTATGTGGGCTTGCTCAGGGCGGCTCGATCGCAGTGGACCGGAAGATCCAGCACCAAGGTTGATGAACAAGCAACACTGTATTCAAAGGCAGTCGACCTTGCTGATGCTTCCGAATCATCCTCCAGCGACGATGAACGCGGCGATGTCTATGCCTCATCATGACCGTGGCTTGCCTACGGCAGTCGTCGTCAACATTCAACTTGTGCAAGGTACAGTGAGGTTGGTAGGAACTGGAACCTTCAAATCTTGGAACTAATTTGACAACCATCACTCTTCTTTCGATATTAGTCGTGTTTTTGTTTGAGATTAGTGCTAAAAGAAATTTGTGCTTTTGTGAGTTCATAGTTGGCCATAAACATGAAAAAAATGCATTCATTCCGGAAGGAGGATATTATAAGCTTAGCCGCTTCAAGTTGTTTGTAGATTTATTACTCGTAACACTGCTTACAAATGCACGTTGTTGGCAAAATGTCCAAGAGAATCCTCTCTCTCTATCGGCAAAATGCAAACCACAAGTTTCCCCATAAAATCATCAAATCTAAATGGTGTAAAATACAATTTGTAAATTCAATAAAATACTATTTTCATTGCTACCTTCAATCTCTTTCTCAATATACAAAACCATTACATTGCTCAAATATTCTGGCTAGATGAGAGTAATTGATCCCACGGACCACGCCAACCAACCTGACTGACAGGTTCAGAATAAATATTCAGATGAGCatttacaaaagaaaataaaaagtataGGAACAAATCCACTATATTCATTATTAGTAAAATTCAAGCACTGAGATGTCTACAAGGAACATACACCATTACAAAATCCTAATACAGACATTAGAGTCCTGATTAGTTACTTTAATCAAAGTGATCATCAACTTGGAACTTCTAGGAATTTTGCACATCAATCCTAAACAGCATAAGCTTGTAAGAAATTTCAAGTTGTTCATGAATCCTCCTCGCTGTATAAGCTTACATCTACATCTATGATGCGTAGATGAAATGAATTTAAATGGATGACCACTATAAGATCATCTGATCACTCCGAAGGCTAAGATACAGGGCAAGCTTCAACTTGTACTGGGGCAAATGCTCTCAAGGACCTCCAATACAGTTTTCATATCAGGTCGGCTATTGCCAGAGTTGCTAGTACACGATCCACATAGTTTCGCTAATTCAAAAGCATGCTTCGATTTATATTCACCGCCAAGTTTTGGATCCATGAATTTATGCAACCTCCTTTCAACATAAATGAAGTCAGAAGCGTACGAGACCAAGTGTTGTTTATGACGTGGTCGGCTACGATCAAACACCTTCAGGCCAGAAAGCAGTTGAAGCATTACTATCCCAAATGCATACACATCAGCTTTTGCATCCAGATGACCTGATCAAGAAGATTATaaatatacatatataatcagcagttaagaaaaaaaaattaagtactcAACAAACTAGGCGATATTATCATATCAATTCTGGTTGAATAATTAATACCCAACGGTGTTCTCTTATATAAAGCATGACTTTTGATGTGTACAGTGAGTTGGAGCAAAAGGTGATAATGCTCACTCCTAATGATATGTTGGAAATTGATCCTAAGACCTATTGGAGCAACCACGCATGTAGTACAGTGAATGATCAATATAAGCATTAGGATAAGATGCTATTACTTTGAAGCTTATTAATCAAGCTGAAGAGTGTTATCAATCAATTAGTTATGCAGTTTTATCGTCTGGAAAAGAAGATTGTAAAATAACATAACAAACCAGTCATGGCGTACTCGGGATCTACATATCCAGCTGTGCCCATGAGTTGAGTTGACACTTCAGTTGCTCCATCGGTTGGGCCTTCCCTCGAACACCCCAAGCCAGAAAGCTTTACATTGAACTCCTAGGTAGAGAAATGAAAACATCTTATTTGTGCCACTTTTTTCCAAGAAGTAATTAGCTGGGTTGAAGGAGGCTAAGCCTTACATACCCAATCAAGAAGGATGACAGACGGTTTGATGACGCGATGAATGATGTTTTTCTCTGGTGTATGCAGAAATGCAAGAGCTCCAGCAACACCCGTTGCTATTTTAATCCTTTGCTGCCACGACAGTGGTTCATCACCTGCCAAAACATACAACACAACATTTTGCTTTCCTTATTGCCTCTAATTCATCACGTCTATAAGGCCATTATGCCAAGAAAATCAATATACATTCTTGCATAAAATCAAAGTTTAATGTGGCATTTAGGTTTAGACAAAAACAGAAGTTTTTTTTCTTGGCACTTCTACTCGAACACTACAAGAGTGCATGTATATGCCCAATCATTTCTAAATGCATAAAAAAGGCATATACCAAAGAAGTAATGCCAATTAAAACATTTCAAAACTTATTGGGTAAATATTTAATAGGACGCCCACGGGGACATACCATTGACTTAATAAGACTTTCTAGAATGATGCATCGAAAATCCACCTCCACATTGGGATAGTGATTCCCTTCAAGGTTAGCAATCCAATCTACATGGGTCTCCTACATGTGAGCAGATCCACCCACGTGTCTCAGCTTCAGTTCCCAACTCAACTTAGACTCCCGAGCCCCTTATACAACTCGGCATCCCGAGTTATCCATACATCTCAGCATCCTGAATTCCTCATACAACTCGGTCACCCAAGTCCTTCCTGTAGCTCTAACTCCAAAACACCCCACAACTTGGTACTCAAATCCCTAAAATACTCCACTTGGGTTTTTTCTCAAGCTTTGTACTTAACTCTCCCTTGCGATCATTCTAGACTCCATTAAATCCCCCATGTTGGGCCCAATCTCTCAATAAATTGTAGGGATGAGCCATAATCGGACATGATCTTTGTAGGAATAGATCATACTAGACATGAACCTCATGGGGATGGGCCATAATTGGACATAATCTTTGTAGGGATGGGCCATAACTAGATGTAGTCAGGGCGGGTATAGGTCAATGGGGCATAACCTCTTCATGATTCGCAAGGCTACAACCCATGATCCCTAGGCCAAGAGCCCTATGGTTTAGCGTACGGACACCTCTATATACATATAAGGAAAAACCTAAtctctcttcttctacttctacATCTACTTCAACTTCTACTACTTTTTATTGTTTCATTAGCCTTCATGGTCAAAGGGTGGTAGGACAGTCTCCATCTTTGACTGGGGCATCCGATTCAGTATCCAACGTGGCAGTGAATTTTCAATGTATCATAAGACATGTCAAAAGTTTCAAGAAATTGACACAATATGTGGTAGCATTACTCTATAATGCATGTGTCATGCGCCTATGCAGTAAAAGGTTCACCTTAACAGCCCTCTAAGGCGGCCCCTCTAACCCTCTATTTGGATGGGATGAGCGAAGGTTCATTAACAGAAGGGGAAGGGAGGagaagtaaaatatttatattctcCTTGTTTAAGAGGGAGGGAAGATTCATTAACATAACATGTGTTACCGTGTTTGGGAGGAAAGTGAGGataatgaaggttaaatatataaagttacaAAATTACCCTCACTTTTGTTAAAAACTTCCGCGTTCAAAAACTTAGTGCATCTTGCATACATTTATTGATTAAGACTTATGCATTCAAACATTTGTAGCTCATTTGTTAAAGTTGGCATCAGCATCAAAGTTGGTGTCGACATCAAACTCGGCATCGAAGTCGGCGTCGGCATTGACATCGACGGAGTGTGAGCGTCGGGCGGTGCGAGTCGAGTGGTGCGAGTGTTTTTCGTCGCGACACAAAGAATATCTAAAACAATTTTtggaattaatataataaaatagggaTAAAATTGGAACACATTTTTTTAATTCcccttacccttccttacaccccaaatcgGGATGTAAGAAATTGTTTCGTTTCATGGGTAAGGAAGGTTAAAGCTTACCCTTCTTTACCTTTCCTTTCCGTAGCTCACTTTCTCTCAAACATGGTTTCaagtttcccttccccttctttaCCCTCCCCTCCCTTCCTCCCAAACAGTGCATAAGACGACCCCACACACTTTGGAAGGGGATAAATCACGAGGGTATTTACATGAATGCATATGTagtcattttttttaaagttaattaacaaAATTGGCAATAATGTGCACCATCACATGtcaaaattatgtttttatctcCTATATACTATATCACTTTAATACAATCAATAAAATAATACTTGCACTATTAATTTTAACAATTAATTTATAGTGATTCTAAaaaattcataattttatataagATATCTTGAATAAATATAAGATAAGGGCACATATCAATGCATGTTAACTTTCCGCATAATTTATATTATTGACCTAAATAACACAAAGTCTTGGTTTGtgtatttggaaaaataatcaaataaaattatattaacttgATATGTTCTAAATAtcaacaaggatggattggtttaTTTTGTAGTCCTCATGTGATCATAAGTGCTT
This window of the Zingiber officinale cultivar Zhangliang chromosome 3B, Zo_v1.1, whole genome shotgun sequence genome carries:
- the LOC121967092 gene encoding protein WHAT'S THIS FACTOR 9, mitochondrial-like, whose protein sequence is MLCPSRQRARFELRRLPFLADQRATLVNVKLKWVKDRPLDSVVASERHLRPVLHLVHLLSYHPRGRVPSFNLLKRCRQFGLPHRHGDIVAFMRRYPTIFRESPDPGAGAPCFSLSEDAIRLREQEVEALADAETDLVDRLRRLLMLTADRSLPLPTVDQLQWDMGLPSDYHLTLIPRHPEAFSIVRLPGDERLWLRLVCWDPRLAVSELEKKSVASETETEGKGLAFPVKFTKGFGLRKKCMEWLREWQTLPYTSPYADASHLDPRTDESEKRNVGVFHELLHLTIAKKTERRNVSNLRKPLSLPQKFTKAFGRHPGIFYLSEKLATQTVVLREAYDGRKLLITHPLQEIRRKYVGLLRAARSQWTGRSSTKVDEQATLYSKAVDLADASESSSSDDERGDVYASS